From Jiangella mangrovi:
TGACGCTGATGCGGTGCGGCCGACCGGCGGCGATGCCCGCCTCGATGGCCGCGCCGGCGTCGTCGGTGTGCACGTGCACGTTCCACTGCTCCCCCGCGCCGCTGACGACCAGCGAGTCGCCGATCTCGGCGAGGGTCTCCTTGAGCGCGTCGACCTGGGGCCGGGTCGCGTCGAGGAGGTACATGACCTCGTAGGCGGGGGCGTTCTGGTCCTGTTCGTGGGGTGGGGGCAGGGCCGGCGCGGGGACGGTGTGGGTGCCGACGGTGCGCGGCCTCGGCAGCGGACGCCGTCCCGTGAGCACGGTGTCGAACGCGTCCAGCAGCACCGTCAGCCCCCGCCCGCCCGCATCGACGACCCCGGCGTCGGCGAGGACGTCGAGCTGTTCGGGCGTGTGGTCGAGCGCGTCGTGGGCGGCGGCGGCCGCGGCGAGGGCGACGGCGGGCAGGCTGGGGTCGGGTCCGGTGGCGCGGGCGGTCGCCGCCTGGGCGGCGGCGCGGGCGACGCTGAGAATCGTGCCCTCGACGGGGTCCGCGACGGCCCGGTGCGCCTCGTCGGCCGCCCGGGTGAGACCTTCGGCGAGCGCTCGTCCGTCGGCGAGACTGGTTCCGGGCCGGCTCAGCACGTCGGCAACACCCCGGAGCATCTGCGCGACGATGATGCCGGAGTTCCCGCGGGCCCCGATGAGGGCGCCTCGCGCCATCGCCTCCGCCGTCGCGGCGAGGGTCGGCTCGGCCTGCTCGGCCGCTTCGCGGGCGGCCTCGAAGGTGAGATACAGATTGGTCCCGGTGTCGCCGTCGGGCACCGGGTACACGTTCAGCGCATCGATCTCCTCGCGTGCCGCCGCGAGCGCATCGAGGCCCGCGGCGCACCAGCGCAGAACGATCTCAGCGTCGGGGACCGGTGGCACCACGCGAGACTACCCCGCGTCGGTTTGTTTCTTGGCGCACCGGACCGGTACCCTGATGCGGTTGTTCGGATCGGGTTTCCGGTGCGGGCACACCACATGTCGTCTTCCCAATCCGTCTCAGTAGGAGTCTCCGTGGCTGCCACCTGCGATGTCTGCGGCAAGGGCCCGGGCTTCGGCAACTCGATCTCGCACTCGCACCGCCGGACCCCGCGTCGCTGGAACCCGAACATCCAGACCGTTCGTACGGTCGTCGGGGGCACCCCGAAGCGGCTGAACGTCTGCACCTCGTGCCTCAAGGCCGGCAAGGTCGCCCGCCGCTGACCTTCCGCCGCACCTGAACGACCCTGAGACGTCCCCTTGGTGGGGCGTCTCATTGTCGTTTCCGGGTTCTTCCGGTTGTGCCGGGCGGCCGTTGGCTGGGTTTGCCCAGTTGACCGGCCCCCAGACCCACTGCGCTCTCTTTGCGCCGGCCGCTGGCGGTCCCGCTGGGGTATGGCGACCGGCCCCGCCGACATCCAGCCCCGCCGGCCTCGAAATGACCACGTTAAGCAGGCCTACTCCCGCTCCACCAGGCATGCATGCCCCGTGAAGCAGGAGAACACCTCGGGAAGGACGCCCGGCAACCGCTTACCAGGCCCGGCAGCGGGGCCATCACCACGATCACCCAACCCCCACCACGCTGAACGTGATCAATCCGAGCACCCGACCCGTGATCATCAACCTTTTGTGCTGTCCTGACGACGCAAAAGGTTGATGATCACGGGCATCAACAGCAAGCGGCCGGCGGAAGTGGACCACAACGAGACCAACTGCCGAACACCCCAGCGGAACCGTCAGCGGCCAACGCAAAGAGAGAACAGCAGCACTGAGGGCCGGGGCCCTTGGGGGGAGGGGGCCCTGGTGCTGTGGAGAGCGAGGGCGCGGGCGGCCGGGTCAAGCGGTCCTCTTCGCGCGAAGCGCCACTCGGTCCGCTTGAGGCGGCCGCCCGCGCCCTCGACAATGGAGACAGCAGGGCCCGACCCACGTCAGGACCCCACCGCAGAACCTCACGACCCGGCGAAGTGGTCATGCCCCCCGGCCGACCCATACGACGCACCATCGACCGTCACCCCCGGCTCACCGGACGACACGACCCCGATCACCGTCCACCGCTCGGGCAGCGACACCTCCGCCGGGAAGCACGCCACCAGCGCGTTGTCGTCACCACCGGTCAGCACCCAGGAGAGCGGATCGGCCCCGAGCGCCGACGCGACCTCCTTCAACTGCGGCGCCACCGTCACCGCCGACGCCGACACGTCGATCACCACCCCGCTGGCGACCGCCACGTGCCCCAGATCCCCCAACAGCCCGTCCGACACGTCGCACATCGCCGTCGCTCCCAACGACGCAGCCTCGACCCCCGCCCCGTACGGGACCGCGGGCCGCCGGTGCGCCTCGACGACGGCGCGAGGGGTGCGGAAGCCGCGACTCAGCACCTGGTAGCCGGCCTCCGCCCAGCCCAGCCGCCCGCACACTGCGACGACGTCGCCGGGCCGCGCCCCCGACCGCGTCACCGCAGGACCACCGTCCAACGACCCCAAAGCGGTCACCGACACCACCACCAGGGGTGAGCGGACCACGTCGCCGCCCACCACCGACGCTCCCACCAGCGCGGCCTCGTCGCCCAGACCGGAAGCCAGTCCCAGCGCCCACGACACCGGGAGGTCGGCCGGCACCCCCAGCCCCACCACCAGCGACGTCGGGCGGGCGCCCATCGCCTCGATGTCGGAGAGGTTCTGGGCGGCCGCCTTGTGACCGATGTCGACGGCGTCGGACCAGTCGCGGCGGAAGTGCCGGTTCTCGACCAGCAGGTCGGTGGTGACGACGACACGGCCGTCCGGCGCGGCGACCACGGCGGAGTCGTCGCCGGGACCGAGCAGGACGTCCGGGCCCTGCGGCAGCCGTGCGGTGACGGCACCGATGAGGCCGAACTCTCCCAACTCGCCAACGCTGTCGGGCATTCTCTGCGCTCCCTCTTCTCCCGCACGTTTCCTCGACCAGGTAGGTTGACCGTTCGCACACTTACGCGTGGGAGGACAAACCCGTGGTCGTACAGGCTTACATCCTCATCCAGACCGAGGTGGGCAAGGCCGCCGAGGTGGCCCGCAAGATCGCCGAGATCGACGGTGTCACACTCGCCGAGGACGTCACCGGCCCGTACGACGTCATCGTGCGCGCCGAGGCCGGCAACGTCGACGACCTGGGGAAGCTCGTGGTCGCGAAGGTGCAGACGGTCGACGGCATCACCCGCACCCTCACGTGCCCCGTCGTCCACATCTGACCCTCCGAGCCCTCCTGCTCACGACGGTCGCGACGGGGTCGGCGGCGCTGGCCGGCTGCGGGTACGGCGCCGTCGAGGTGACGCCGCACGAGCCCGAGCCCGGCAGCGCCGACGTGTGCGCGGCGCTGCAGGACGCCCTGCCCGACACCGTCGACGACGCCGTCCGCCGCGACGTCGACCCGTCCTCGGAGTACGTCGCCGCCTGGGGGCAGCCGGCCATCGTGCTGCGCTGCGGCGTCCCGATGCCGGCGTCGTACCGCCCTGACTCCCAGCTGTTCGAGATCGACGGCGTCGGCTGGCTGCCCGACGAGGGCGACGGCGGCACCTTCTTCACCTCCGCCGACCGCGAGATCCTGGTCGAGGTCGCCGTCCCCGACGACTACGCCCCCGAGGCGAACGTGCTGGCCGACCTCGCGCCGGCCATCCTCGACACCGTCCCGGAGCGGGAGCTGCAGTAACGTCGAACGGTGCCTGAGCCCACGAGCCTCACGACCGACCGCCTGATCCTCCGCCCCATCGAGCCGCGCGACGCCGACGCGTGGGCCACCATGAACGCCGACCCGGCCGTCATGGAGCACTTCACCACCGGACCCCTGGACCGTGCCGCCGCCGACCGCATGCTCGCCAGGATGCGCGAGCAGCACCTGAGTGAGGGGTTCGGGCTGGCGGCCGTCGAGCGGACGTCCGACGGCGTGTTCCTCGGTTTCACCGGCATCCACCGGCACCCTTGGTTTCCCGGCGAGGTCGAGATCGGCTGGCGGCTGGCCCGGCACGCGTGGGGCCACGGCTACGCCACCGAGGCCGCGACGGCGTGGATGGCGCACGCCTTCCGCGAGCTCGGCCTGCCCCGGCTCATCTCCATCACCGTGCCCGCGAACCAGAGGTCGATCGCCGTCATGCGCCGGCTCGGTTTCACGCTCTGGCAGGAGACGACGCACGACGGCCTCGACCTCGTCGTGTACGCGCGCGACAACGACTAGCGCAGCCCCGTCGGCCGCCGCAGCGCGGTGTCGACGAGGCGGTCCACCAGCGACGGGTAGTCGATGCCGGTCTTCGCCCACAGCTGCGGGAACATCGACGTCGGCGTGAAGCCCGGCATCGTGTTCAGCTCGTTGACCAGCAGCGACCCGTCCTCGCGCAGGAAGAAGTCGACCCGGGCGAGGCTCTCGCAGGACAGCGCCTGGAACGCGTCGACGGACATCCGGCGCACCCGCTCGGCGACGTCGGCGGGCAGGTCGGCGGGGATGTCGAGTCCGACGTCGTCGCCGGGCAGGTACTTGGCCTGGAAGTCGTACATCTCGTGCGCGGAGCCGAGGCGGATCTCGCCGACAACGCTGGCCTCGGGCTCGCCGCCGGCCGGGCCCTCGAGCACGCCGCACTCGACCTCGCGGCCGACGACGGCCTCTTCGATCAGCACCTTGGGGTCGTGCTCGCGGGCGGCCAGGACGGCGGCCTCGAGCTCCTCGGCCGAACGGACCTTGCTGACGCCCATGCTCGATCCCGCCCGCGCCGGCTTGACGAAGACGGGGTACCCGAACTGCTCCTCGACCTCGGCGACGACGCGGTCGCGCTGCGGCTCCCAGGCCGACGGGCGCACCAGGACGTGCCGGGTGACGGGCAGCCCGGCGCCGGCCAGCAGCAGCTTCATGACGTGCTTGTCCATGCCGACGGCCGAGGCCAGCACGCCGGAGCCGACGTAGCGGACGTCGGCCAGCTCGAGCAGCCCCTGGATGGTGCCGTCCTCGCCGTACGGGCCGTGCAGCAGCGGGAACACGACGTCGACCTCGCCGAGGGCGCGCGGGACCTGGCCCGGCGACTGGACCGCCAGCTCACCCCGTCCGGGCAGCACCACGGTGCCGCCGGCGTCGTCGACCTGCGGCATGCGCCCGCCGGTGCCGATGGCCAGCGACCCGGGATCGCCGCCGGTCAGCACCCAGCGGCCGGAGGTGGTGATGCCGATGGGGAGCACCTCGTAGCGGCGCGGGTCGAGGGCGGCGAGCACTCCCCCGGCCGTGACGCACGAGATCTCGTGCTCGGAACTGCGGCCCCCGTAGACGACGGCGACCCTGATGCGGCGGTCCTGCGTGGCGTTCATCGCGCCGACCATACCCGTCCTCAGTGCCCGTGACGCTCGGGCTTGGCCGATCGGGACAGCAGCGACCCCAGCATGGCGGCCGGCGTCAGTTCGCCGCGGACCACTCCGGTGACGTGCTCGACGATCGGCATGTCGACGCCGTGGCGGCCGGCGAGGTCGAGGATCGACTCGCAGGACTTGACCCCCTCGGCGACCTGCCGGGTGCCGGCGACGATCTCGGCGACCGTCATGCCGCGGCCCAGCTTCTCGCCGAACGAGCGGTTGCGCGACAGCGGCGACATGCAGGTCGCGACGAGGTCGCCGAGCCCGGCCAGCCCCGAGAACGTGTACGCGTCGGCGCCCAGCGCGGCCCCGAGCCGGGCGGTCTCGGCCAGCCCGCGGGTGATGACGCTGGCGCGGGCGTTGTCGCCGAACCCGAGCCCGACGGCGATGCCGACGCCGAGCGCGATGACGTTCTTGACGGCGCCGCCGAGCTCCGCGCCGACGAGGTCGTGGTTGGTGTACGGGCGGAAGTGCGGCGAGTGGCAGGCCCTCTGGATCTGCTGGGCCAGCTCTTCGGACTCCGCGGCGACGACGCTGGCGGCCGGCTGGCGCTGGGCGATCTCGCCGGCGAGGTTCGGCCCGGACACCGCTGCGATGCGCTTCGGGCCGGCGTCGGTGACGTCGTCGATGACCTCGCTCATCCGCTTCGCGGTGCCGAGCTCGACCCCCTTCATCAGGCTGACGAGGGCCGACGACGGCGGCAGCACCGGCGCCCACTCGGCGAGGTTGGCACGCAGCGACTGCGACGGCACGGCCAGCACGACGAGGTCGGCGCGGTGGGCGGCCTCGGCGGGATCGTGGGTGGCCCGGATGACCGGCGGCAGCTCGACGCCGGGCAGGTAGTCGGGGTTGACGTGGGTGTCGTTGATGGCCTCGCACAGCTCGGGCCGGCGGCCCCACATGGTCACGTCCGCGCCCGCGTCGGCGAGGACCAGGGCGAACGCCGTCCCCCACGAGCCCGCCCCGAAGACGGTGGCGCGGGTCACGGCTGCTCCTCGGTCTCGCGCGGCTGCACTGCGGGCTGGTCCTCGCGCTGGTCGGGCTGGTGTTTGGGGTCGCCGACCGGTGGCAGCCCGACGGCCTTGGGGTCGAACCGCTCGGCCGGCGCGATCTCGCCGCGGATCTCGGCCAGCTGCGCGGTGATGGCGGCCATGATGCGGTCGGTCGCGATGCGCAGGGCGACGGCGTCGACCGGTTTGCCGCGCAGGTCGTCGAGGTCGACCGGCGGCCCGGCCGTCACCGACATGGTCTTGCGCGGAAGCAGCCGGATGCGCTTGGAGTACGGCGCCAGCACGTGGTTGGCGCCCCACTGCGCGACGGGGATGACGTCGCAGCCGGTCTCGAGCGCGACCCGCGCCGCCCCCGTCTTGCCGACCATGGGCCAGAGGCCGGGATCACGCGAGATGGTGCCCTCGGGGTAGATCGCGACCAGCTCGCCGGCGTCGACGGCGGCGACCGCGGCCCGGTACGCCTGCGACGCGTCGCGCGACTCGCGGTAGACCGGGATCTGCCCGGCGGCCGTGATGAGCCGGCCGAAGACCGGAACCCGGAACACGCCGGACTTGGCGAGGTACCGGGTGGCCCGGCCGTTGTCCCACAGGAAGTGCGCGAACGAGAGCGGGTCGAAGTGCGAGATGTGGTTGCCCGCGACGACCACCCCGGTGCCGGCCGGCGGAATGTGCTCGCCGCCGCGCCAGTTCTGACGGGTGAACGCCATGAGGAAGGGACGGAGCAGGGTTGCGATGAACTTGAACGCGAACCCCACCCCCGCCGGCCCGTTCGCACTCGGTCCCGCCACGTACCTCTCCCTCCGCCCAGGTGCATGCCCGCAGACAGTGTCGCTCCCCCGGGGCGCGCGCGTCGAACCGGCCACCGGCGCGCCGCGGCGGCCGATGCGCCAGACTGGATCCCGATGAGCACACCGCAGCACTGGACGGTCGTCGTCCCCGTCAAGCGACCCGAACACGCCAAGACCCGGCTGGCCGACGCCGTCGGCGAGTTCCGGCCGCGGTTCGCGCGCGCGTTCGCCGCCGACACCGTCCTCGCGGCGCTGG
This genomic window contains:
- a CDS encoding DAK2 domain-containing protein; translation: MPPVPDAEIVLRWCAAGLDALAAAREEIDALNVYPVPDGDTGTNLYLTFEAAREAAEQAEPTLAATAEAMARGALIGARGNSGIIVAQMLRGVADVLSRPGTSLADGRALAEGLTRAADEAHRAVADPVEGTILSVARAAAQAATARATGPDPSLPAVALAAAAAAHDALDHTPEQLDVLADAGVVDAGGRGLTVLLDAFDTVLTGRRPLPRPRTVGTHTVPAPALPPPHEQDQNAPAYEVMYLLDATRPQVDALKETLAEIGDSLVVSGAGEQWNVHVHTDDAGAAIEAGIAAGRPHRISVTYLPVQHAPHPAEQQRVVVAFAAGDGLAELFAEAGAVVVATATGHRPSTGEMLAAVDRGDASRTGDVVILPNERDAVPVAEAAAAELRTHGRRAAVIPAVAQVQGLAALAVHEPHRAFDADVVAMTAAAGQTRHGAVTIAAREAVTMAGVCQPGDVLGVVDGDFAVIGSDLLDVATEVVARMLAAGGELVTVVTGDGAGPGLADGVARAVRRGHPEADTVVYRGGQPRYPLLLGVE
- the rpmB gene encoding 50S ribosomal protein L28 — encoded protein: MAATCDVCGKGPGFGNSISHSHRRTPRRWNPNIQTVRTVVGGTPKRLNVCTSCLKAGKVARR
- a CDS encoding thiamine-phosphate kinase; translated protein: MPDSVGELGEFGLIGAVTARLPQGPDVLLGPGDDSAVVAAPDGRVVVTTDLLVENRHFRRDWSDAVDIGHKAAAQNLSDIEAMGARPTSLVVGLGVPADLPVSWALGLASGLGDEAALVGASVVGGDVVRSPLVVVSVTALGSLDGGPAVTRSGARPGDVVAVCGRLGWAEAGYQVLSRGFRTPRAVVEAHRRPAVPYGAGVEAASLGATAMCDVSDGLLGDLGHVAVASGVVIDVSASAVTVAPQLKEVASALGADPLSWVLTGGDDNALVACFPAEVSLPERWTVIGVVSSGEPGVTVDGASYGSAGGHDHFAGS
- a CDS encoding Lrp/AsnC ligand binding domain-containing protein, coding for MVVQAYILIQTEVGKAAEVARKIAEIDGVTLAEDVTGPYDVIVRAEAGNVDDLGKLVVAKVQTVDGITRTLTCPVVHI
- a CDS encoding DUF3515 family protein — encoded protein: MPRRPHLTLRALLLTTVATGSAALAGCGYGAVEVTPHEPEPGSADVCAALQDALPDTVDDAVRRDVDPSSEYVAAWGQPAIVLRCGVPMPASYRPDSQLFEIDGVGWLPDEGDGGTFFTSADREILVEVAVPDDYAPEANVLADLAPAILDTVPERELQ
- a CDS encoding GNAT family N-acetyltransferase codes for the protein MPEPTSLTTDRLILRPIEPRDADAWATMNADPAVMEHFTTGPLDRAAADRMLARMREQHLSEGFGLAAVERTSDGVFLGFTGIHRHPWFPGEVEIGWRLARHAWGHGYATEAATAWMAHAFRELGLPRLISITVPANQRSIAVMRRLGFTLWQETTHDGLDLVVYARDND
- a CDS encoding D-alanine--D-alanine ligase family protein — translated: MNATQDRRIRVAVVYGGRSSEHEISCVTAGGVLAALDPRRYEVLPIGITTSGRWVLTGGDPGSLAIGTGGRMPQVDDAGGTVVLPGRGELAVQSPGQVPRALGEVDVVFPLLHGPYGEDGTIQGLLELADVRYVGSGVLASAVGMDKHVMKLLLAGAGLPVTRHVLVRPSAWEPQRDRVVAEVEEQFGYPVFVKPARAGSSMGVSKVRSAEELEAAVLAAREHDPKVLIEEAVVGREVECGVLEGPAGGEPEASVVGEIRLGSAHEMYDFQAKYLPGDDVGLDIPADLPADVAERVRRMSVDAFQALSCESLARVDFFLREDGSLLVNELNTMPGFTPTSMFPQLWAKTGIDYPSLVDRLVDTALRRPTGLR
- a CDS encoding NAD(P)H-dependent glycerol-3-phosphate dehydrogenase; this translates as MTRATVFGAGSWGTAFALVLADAGADVTMWGRRPELCEAINDTHVNPDYLPGVELPPVIRATHDPAEAAHRADLVVLAVPSQSLRANLAEWAPVLPPSSALVSLMKGVELGTAKRMSEVIDDVTDAGPKRIAAVSGPNLAGEIAQRQPAASVVAAESEELAQQIQRACHSPHFRPYTNHDLVGAELGGAVKNVIALGVGIAVGLGFGDNARASVITRGLAETARLGAALGADAYTFSGLAGLGDLVATCMSPLSRNRSFGEKLGRGMTVAEIVAGTRQVAEGVKSCESILDLAGRHGVDMPIVEHVTGVVRGELTPAAMLGSLLSRSAKPERHGH
- a CDS encoding 1-acyl-sn-glycerol-3-phosphate acyltransferase, with the translated sequence MAGPSANGPAGVGFAFKFIATLLRPFLMAFTRQNWRGGEHIPPAGTGVVVAGNHISHFDPLSFAHFLWDNGRATRYLAKSGVFRVPVFGRLITAAGQIPVYRESRDASQAYRAAVAAVDAGELVAIYPEGTISRDPGLWPMVGKTGAARVALETGCDVIPVAQWGANHVLAPYSKRIRLLPRKTMSVTAGPPVDLDDLRGKPVDAVALRIATDRIMAAITAQLAEIRGEIAPAERFDPKAVGLPPVGDPKHQPDQREDQPAVQPRETEEQP